Proteins encoded within one genomic window of Aerococcus viridans:
- the rpsO gene encoding 30S ribosomal protein S15, which produces MAISKERKNELIQQFARHEGDTGSPEVQIAILTEDINSLNEHARTHKKDHHSYRGLMKKVGHRRNLLAYLRNKDVQRYRELIKALGLRR; this is translated from the coding sequence ATGGCAATTTCAAAAGAACGTAAAAACGAATTAATCCAACAATTTGCACGTCACGAAGGAGATACTGGTAGCCCAGAGGTACAAATCGCTATCTTAACTGAAGATATCAACTCTCTTAACGAACATGCACGTACGCACAAAAAAGACCACCATTCTTACCGTGGTTTAATGAAAAAAGTTGGTCACCGTCGTAACTTGTTAGCTTACTTACGTAACAAAGATGTTCAACGTTACCGTGAATTAATCAAAGCATTAGGCTTACGTCGTTAA
- a CDS encoding phosphatase PAP2 family protein: MKKDPILPYLIASAITAIPFILICLTAMIDVDFLTVVDQNIGQHLYQWGPPPFTTFVQSFTLIGNAQGIIPLTMIIAGIFYYISRKWQVFLWIVFTILVGVGPVVDLIKNIIRRTRPSYLTHLVDQGGYSFPSGHATGAVLAWGTLAFLIWYYFKDKYPKMMPYLIGFTIFMVVAISASRLYLGVHYLSDIIAGWSIGATWLILCLNYFNLFIADKIALENEVKDTSLKEE, from the coding sequence ATGAAAAAAGATCCAATTCTACCTTATTTAATAGCATCCGCCATCACCGCAATACCCTTTATTTTAATCTGTTTAACAGCAATGATTGACGTTGATTTTTTGACGGTAGTCGACCAAAATATTGGCCAACATCTCTATCAATGGGGCCCACCGCCTTTTACAACTTTTGTACAATCTTTCACCCTCATCGGTAATGCCCAAGGAATCATTCCGCTCACGATGATTATAGCCGGTATTTTTTACTATATCAGCCGAAAATGGCAAGTATTCCTTTGGATAGTTTTCACTATTCTAGTTGGCGTTGGGCCTGTAGTTGACCTAATTAAAAACATTATTCGAAGGACGCGCCCTTCCTACTTGACGCACCTTGTTGACCAAGGGGGCTATTCCTTCCCTTCTGGACATGCAACTGGCGCAGTACTAGCATGGGGAACCCTAGCTTTCTTAATTTGGTATTATTTTAAGGATAAGTACCCAAAGATGATGCCCTACTTAATTGGCTTTACCATCTTCATGGTGGTTGCCATCAGTGCATCTCGCTTATACCTTGGCGTCCACTATCTATCTGATATTATCGCCGGTTGGTCTATAGGCGCTACTTGGTTAATCCTTTGCTTGAATTACTTTAACCTTTTCATAGCAGATAAAATTGCATTGGAAAATGAAGTAAAGGATACTAGCTTAAAAGAAGAATAA
- the uvrB gene encoding excinuclease ABC subunit UvrB: protein MMINQFDLVSEYEPSGDQPEAIRRIVEQVEAGDKAQVLLGGTGTGKTFTMANVIAQTNRPTLVLAHNKTLAGQLYGELKEFFPNNAVEYFVSYYDYYQPEAYVPSSDSYIEKSASVNDEIDKLRHSATSSILERRDTIVVASVSCIYGLVNPAEYRDHVISIRQGQELSRDAFMRRLVENQYERNDIDFQRGTFRVRGDIVDVFLSSHDSSSIRVEFFGDEIDRIREVDALTGEVQSEVEHFPIYPATHFVVDHEQVEKSVKSIEAELEERLKELNDEGKLLEAQRLEQRTRYDIEMLLEMGYCNGIENYSRHMDGRQPGEAPYTLLDFFPEDFLLMVDESHMTMPQVRGMYNGDKARKQVLIDHGFRLPSALDNRPLKLEEFEEKLNQTLYVSATPADYEVEKAGEDDIVEQIIRPTGLLDPTVEVRPIEGQIDDIISEINDRIEREERVFITTLTKRMAEDLTDYLEEVGIKVKYLHSDIKTLERTEIIRDLRLGVFDVLIGINLLREGIDVPEVSLVTILDADKEGFLRNERSLIQTIGRAARNQNGHVIMYADGITDSMRRAMDETARRRAIQQAYNKEHGIVPQTIKKEIRDAIRITHVNSEEMSNSLTEQLRALKRDDREQALRNVELEMKQAAKDLNFEKAAELRDIIMELKAEMKK from the coding sequence ATGATGATAAACCAATTTGATTTAGTTTCGGAATATGAACCGAGTGGGGACCAACCGGAAGCCATCAGAAGAATTGTAGAACAAGTGGAGGCTGGCGATAAGGCGCAAGTCTTACTAGGTGGTACGGGGACTGGGAAGACTTTTACCATGGCCAATGTGATCGCCCAAACCAACCGACCAACTTTGGTTCTAGCCCATAATAAGACACTTGCTGGGCAATTATACGGGGAATTAAAGGAATTCTTCCCGAATAATGCGGTGGAGTATTTCGTATCTTACTACGACTACTACCAACCGGAGGCCTATGTGCCGTCAAGTGATTCATATATTGAAAAATCAGCTTCAGTGAATGATGAGATAGATAAGTTGCGTCATTCGGCGACGTCTTCTATTTTGGAGCGTCGGGATACGATTGTAGTAGCTTCTGTTTCTTGTATTTATGGGTTGGTGAATCCAGCCGAGTACCGAGACCATGTGATATCAATCAGACAAGGACAGGAATTATCTAGAGATGCCTTTATGCGTCGTTTAGTTGAAAATCAGTATGAACGAAATGATATCGACTTCCAGCGTGGGACTTTCCGTGTGCGTGGGGATATTGTGGACGTTTTCTTATCATCTCATGATTCTTCATCGATTCGAGTGGAGTTTTTTGGTGATGAAATTGATCGAATTCGAGAAGTGGATGCTTTAACAGGTGAAGTCCAGTCTGAAGTAGAACATTTTCCCATTTATCCAGCGACGCACTTTGTGGTGGACCATGAACAAGTAGAGAAATCAGTTAAATCAATTGAGGCTGAATTAGAAGAACGTTTGAAAGAGTTGAATGATGAAGGGAAGTTGCTTGAAGCGCAACGTCTAGAACAACGTACCCGCTATGACATTGAAATGCTTCTTGAGATGGGTTACTGTAACGGAATTGAGAACTACTCTCGTCACATGGACGGCCGTCAACCAGGGGAAGCACCCTATACCTTGCTCGATTTCTTCCCAGAAGATTTCTTATTAATGGTGGATGAGTCACATATGACCATGCCACAGGTGCGCGGCATGTATAATGGCGATAAGGCTAGAAAACAAGTTTTAATTGACCACGGTTTCCGTTTACCCTCCGCCTTGGATAACCGACCATTAAAATTAGAAGAGTTTGAAGAAAAATTAAACCAGACCCTATACGTATCTGCAACACCAGCGGATTATGAAGTTGAGAAAGCTGGCGAAGATGATATTGTCGAACAAATCATTCGACCAACTGGCTTACTTGATCCTACTGTGGAAGTGCGTCCAATTGAAGGTCAAATTGACGACATTATTAGTGAAATCAATGACCGGATCGAACGGGAAGAGCGGGTATTTATCACCACATTAACCAAACGAATGGCAGAAGACTTGACTGACTACTTAGAAGAAGTGGGCATCAAGGTGAAATATCTGCATTCTGATATCAAGACGTTAGAACGGACGGAAATCATCCGTGACTTGCGTTTAGGTGTTTTTGATGTATTAATTGGGATCAACTTGCTGCGTGAGGGGATTGATGTGCCAGAAGTATCTTTAGTCACGATTTTAGATGCAGACAAAGAAGGCTTCCTGCGTAATGAGCGGTCACTTATCCAGACCATTGGACGGGCAGCTCGTAATCAAAATGGGCATGTAATTATGTATGCTGATGGAATCACCGATTCTATGCGCCGGGCAATGGATGAAACGGCCCGTCGTCGTGCTATCCAACAAGCTTATAACAAGGAACATGGGATTGTACCGCAAACAATCAAGAAAGAAATTCGTGATGCTATTCGAATTACCCATGTGAATTCTGAAGAAATGAGTAATTCTCTAACAGAACAACTCCGAGCTTTGAAACGCGATGATAGAGAACAAGCTTTACGGAATGTGGAATTAGAAATGAAACAAGCTGCTAAGGACTTGAACTTTGAAAAAGCCGCAGAACTTCGTGACATTATCATGGAATTGAAAGCGGAAATGAAGAAATAG
- the tnpA gene encoding IS200/IS605 family transposase → MIVKTRTNVYDFNFHLVWVTKYRKEIFTTIEKQNAMQDMLTHICDEHDIVIQSLQVMPDHIHMLISFNPKHAVSSIVKTLKGKSARLWFKSYPETKTMLWGGHLWTPSYFMATVGSMSKETVKKYIENQLTEYNDGHPRT, encoded by the coding sequence ATGATTGTGAAAACAAGGACAAATGTCTATGATTTTAATTTCCATTTGGTTTGGGTAACAAAGTATCGTAAGGAAATATTTACAACCATTGAAAAGCAAAACGCCATGCAAGATATGTTGACGCACATTTGTGATGAACATGATATTGTGATCCAATCGCTGCAAGTTATGCCTGACCATATCCATATGTTGATTTCGTTCAACCCTAAACATGCCGTAAGTAGTATCGTCAAGACACTTAAAGGGAAATCTGCACGTCTATGGTTCAAATCTTATCCAGAAACAAAGACAATGTTATGGGGTGGCCATTTATGGACACCTAGTTATTTCATGGCAACAGTAGGCAGTATGTCTAAAGAAACGGTCAAAAAGTATATAGAAAATCAATTAACGGAATACAATGACGGTCACCCTAGGACTTGA
- a CDS encoding RNA-guided endonuclease TnpB family protein: MYQGIECKIYPNEKQRQLIHMTFGHTRFIWNEMLAMLNARYENNPDLQMLSYNVLSSLIPQMKKEYPWLREVDSVAVQCSVKRLSETFVRFFKGYSKYPKFKSKKNTRQSYLSTIRGNNIRFNDNQRYIKLPKLGWIKCKSSVLHIENERIKSVTVKYTPSGDYYISLLVTSDNQAMPKTGNVVGVDLGVSDLAITSDGQKYQSQRLHLSYQKQLHYWEKRMARRRLKAKKNGVDLADAKNYQQAKRQVARIHQRIKNIRKDYMHKITTDMVKSYDVIVLEDLKTTNMMKNHQLARSIAGQSWRMFRTILEAKCEMYDKTFVAINPYKTSQKCSNCGYDSGKKALNIRHWTCMKCNMHHDRDINAAKNILNIGLEQALVK, from the coding sequence TTGTATCAAGGAATTGAATGTAAGATCTATCCTAACGAAAAACAGCGTCAGTTAATTCATATGACCTTTGGTCATACCCGATTCATCTGGAACGAAATGTTGGCCATGTTGAATGCGCGGTACGAAAACAATCCTGACCTTCAAATGCTATCTTATAATGTGTTATCCTCTCTTATTCCACAAATGAAGAAGGAATATCCCTGGTTGCGTGAAGTTGATAGCGTAGCTGTTCAATGTAGTGTTAAACGCTTATCCGAAACTTTTGTTCGTTTTTTTAAAGGTTATTCAAAATACCCAAAATTCAAATCAAAGAAGAACACCAGACAGTCGTATTTAAGTACCATACGTGGCAACAACATTCGTTTTAATGATAATCAGCGGTATATCAAATTACCCAAATTAGGTTGGATAAAATGTAAGTCAAGTGTGCTTCATATTGAGAATGAACGCATAAAATCTGTCACCGTAAAATATACACCTAGTGGCGACTACTATATCTCCCTTTTGGTCACAAGCGATAATCAAGCAATGCCCAAAACAGGAAATGTAGTCGGTGTCGATTTAGGTGTAAGTGATTTAGCTATTACGTCTGATGGTCAAAAATATCAAAGTCAGCGACTACATTTGTCTTATCAGAAGCAATTACATTATTGGGAAAAGCGAATGGCCCGTAGACGTTTAAAAGCCAAAAAGAACGGTGTGGATTTAGCGGATGCGAAAAACTACCAGCAAGCCAAACGCCAAGTGGCCCGTATTCATCAACGTATCAAAAACATCCGCAAGGATTACATGCATAAAATCACAACCGATATGGTTAAAAGTTATGACGTTATCGTTCTAGAGGATTTAAAGACGACTAATATGATGAAAAATCATCAATTAGCCCGTTCAATCGCTGGCCAATCCTGGCGGATGTTTAGAACAATCCTAGAGGCAAAGTGCGAAATGTACGATAAGACTTTTGTAGCTATTAATCCGTACAAGACGTCCCAAAAATGTTCCAATTGCGGGTATGATAGCGGTAAAAAAGCGTTAAATATACGTCATTGGACTTGTATGAAGTGTAATATGCATCACGATAGAGATATCAACGCAGCTAAAAATATATTAAATATTGGCCTGGAACAGGCCTTAGTTAAATAG
- the rpsT gene encoding 30S ribosomal protein S20, translating to MPNIESAIKRARQNETANARNSAKIASVRTAVKRFEQAAAENADNKDELFRNASKMLDQAASKGLIHANKAAREKARLAKKA from the coding sequence ATGCCAAATATTGAATCAGCAATCAAACGTGCTCGTCAAAACGAAACTGCTAACGCTCGTAACAGTGCGAAAATCGCTTCTGTACGTACAGCTGTTAAACGTTTTGAACAAGCTGCTGCAGAAAACGCAGACAACAAGGATGAATTATTCCGTAACGCTTCTAAAATGTTAGATCAAGCTGCTAGCAAAGGATTAATCCACGCTAACAAAGCTGCTCGTGAAAAAGCTCGCTTAGCTAAAAAAGCATAA
- the holA gene encoding DNA polymerase III subunit delta — translation MELQKALQALNNGQIDPIYVLQGPETYLINRFLTAIESQYLQEDANAMNYMSFDMEEDSLADVMVEANTISFFNQPRLILMRQPAFLTGSQKKNAIKQDDASLLEYLDNPADDVVLVIVADYESLDGRKKIVKQLKKKATFVDTSVMAEPQVKDYMQRYVASEGVDMTREAMALFLKRTNFQLTQSIREMDKLILYVGDEKRINQRDVDLLVTPSLDDNIFHLTDHIMRQDSAAALRLYRELIAQKNQPIAILGLLQSNFRLYTQIIQLKKAGYDQGSMAETIGVHPYRIKMAGQSIHPYSPNLLMVGYMKLIELDFDIKQGKVDQHLGIEWFILDFCSGRAAS, via the coding sequence ATGGAATTACAAAAGGCATTACAGGCGCTAAATAACGGGCAAATTGACCCTATATATGTACTACAAGGGCCTGAAACCTACTTAATCAACCGGTTTCTAACGGCCATTGAAAGCCAGTACTTACAAGAAGACGCCAACGCCATGAATTACATGTCATTTGATATGGAAGAAGACAGCTTGGCGGACGTGATGGTTGAAGCCAACACTATTTCATTTTTCAATCAACCGAGACTGATTTTAATGCGGCAACCAGCTTTTTTAACGGGGTCACAAAAGAAGAACGCCATTAAGCAGGATGACGCGTCCTTACTCGAATACCTGGATAATCCAGCAGATGATGTGGTATTAGTCATTGTGGCTGATTATGAATCCTTAGATGGCCGGAAGAAAATTGTGAAGCAACTCAAGAAGAAGGCCACATTTGTGGATACCTCTGTCATGGCCGAACCTCAAGTGAAGGACTATATGCAGCGGTACGTGGCTTCAGAAGGCGTCGATATGACCAGAGAAGCCATGGCCCTATTCTTGAAACGAACCAATTTCCAGCTTACCCAGTCCATTCGTGAGATGGACAAGTTGATTTTATATGTAGGGGATGAGAAAAGGATCAACCAGCGAGATGTAGACTTGTTGGTGACACCGTCATTGGATGACAATATCTTCCATCTGACGGACCATATTATGCGTCAAGATTCAGCCGCTGCTTTAAGGTTATACCGCGAACTAATCGCACAGAAAAATCAACCCATCGCCATTCTTGGTTTACTCCAGTCTAACTTCCGCTTGTATACGCAAATTATCCAATTGAAGAAAGCGGGTTATGACCAAGGATCAATGGCTGAAACGATTGGCGTTCATCCATACCGGATTAAAATGGCTGGCCAATCGATTCATCCTTATTCGCCGAATTTACTCATGGTGGGTTATATGAAGTTGATTGAATTAGACTTTGATATTAAACAGGGAAAAGTAGACCAACATCTTGGGATTGAGTGGTTTATTTTAGACTTTTGTTCAGGTAGGGCAGCTAGTTAA
- a CDS encoding DNA internalization-related competence protein ComEC/Rec2, translating into MQYKLVLHSLGVLLLAVVVLTNSPWVWLSYGLFLVRVLALKEGKFLLQLVFVHCLLGAYFAYQDASRHSILTGAEEELVMDVAITDVKVEGNLLSFRGTTLLKGQNEKVQVFYMLEDEDNQKAWLDKEQSFQATLTGTLEQADENQNFHLFNYRTYLKRQDIYWIMSPDAININGDLNHGQFWLANQRQAIINWLTTIQNPTVSAYTLSLFFNEMDALEGEVLDAYQAIGLIHLFSISGFHVQYFLTFFKKILLRLGVTVESFDYFAIAILLIYTVFLGWPYGLIRSFVAYTYNVLQKRWGGQPSSLVGTSWSMILLLIVDPRSIFTLSFQLTYALSYTILFTGKFIQAKCRHSLQVEIWQSFICSLVTIPFLTMTYFEFSWVSLILNYGYSWLFATFLFPGLLLILLIQITGLGPYFTWLQAGLAYLIEGIEMLALFAGKWTWFQWVTGRPQIAVLVFFVVTLLMYLADLSKAKISKSLHGLLALSLVLLYLNPYLQRYGQVAMLAIGQGDTFFLEMPYQRKVYLIDLAGKINFATLLADRDPSKSWQLRDTESIAERQIIPALKAAGTRTIDGVFLTHGDFDHIGSFGEIAKAFKIETLYLPIGMDADTESLTTLQEAIEAGKNPKMEIIWLKSGDQVALDQTTNLQVLAPDKSGAGENADSLVLYGRIGLHDFLFTGDIDGAAENALPSLPVDILKVAHHGSDHSTPADFIERTDPKIAWISVGKDNRYGHPADRVVADLEANQTKIYRTDTMGAVHYIYWPKSAKIDSVQSN; encoded by the coding sequence ATGCAATATAAGTTAGTCCTCCATAGTTTAGGTGTTCTTCTACTTGCAGTTGTGGTCCTGACCAATAGTCCTTGGGTCTGGCTTTCTTATGGCTTATTTTTGGTCCGTGTGCTTGCTTTAAAAGAAGGCAAATTTTTGCTACAACTAGTGTTTGTACATTGTTTACTCGGCGCTTATTTTGCCTATCAAGATGCTAGTCGACACAGTATCCTAACTGGGGCAGAAGAAGAATTGGTTATGGATGTGGCCATCACTGATGTAAAAGTTGAAGGCAATCTGTTGTCTTTTCGAGGGACTACGCTCTTAAAGGGACAAAATGAAAAGGTACAAGTATTTTATATGCTTGAAGACGAAGATAACCAAAAAGCTTGGTTAGATAAAGAACAATCTTTTCAGGCTACCCTTACTGGCACATTAGAACAAGCGGATGAAAACCAAAATTTTCATCTGTTTAACTACCGGACTTATTTAAAACGGCAAGATATCTATTGGATCATGTCACCGGATGCCATTAACATTAATGGGGATTTGAATCATGGTCAATTTTGGTTAGCCAACCAAAGACAAGCCATCATTAATTGGCTGACAACCATTCAAAATCCAACCGTATCAGCCTATACCTTATCCCTCTTTTTCAATGAAATGGATGCCCTTGAAGGGGAAGTATTAGATGCTTATCAAGCAATCGGCCTGATTCATTTGTTTTCGATTTCCGGTTTTCACGTCCAGTATTTCTTAACTTTCTTCAAGAAAATCCTTCTCCGATTAGGCGTCACAGTAGAATCTTTTGATTATTTCGCCATTGCCATCCTACTCATATACACCGTCTTTTTAGGGTGGCCCTACGGCCTGATTCGGTCCTTTGTAGCTTATACTTATAACGTCCTCCAAAAGCGGTGGGGCGGGCAACCTTCGTCACTCGTAGGCACTTCCTGGTCCATGATTTTGCTCCTAATTGTAGACCCACGCAGTATCTTTACCCTGTCCTTTCAGTTGACCTATGCCTTGTCCTATACCATTTTATTTACTGGGAAATTTATCCAAGCCAAATGCCGGCACTCCCTACAAGTCGAAATCTGGCAAAGTTTCATCTGTAGTTTAGTCACCATTCCCTTTTTAACCATGACCTACTTTGAATTCTCCTGGGTGTCTCTTATCTTAAATTACGGCTACTCCTGGCTATTCGCCACCTTTTTATTTCCCGGACTCCTTTTGATTTTACTCATTCAAATCACCGGCTTAGGCCCTTATTTCACCTGGCTACAAGCTGGATTAGCCTATTTGATTGAGGGAATAGAAATGCTAGCGCTTTTCGCTGGAAAATGGACTTGGTTTCAGTGGGTGACGGGTAGGCCACAAATTGCTGTCTTGGTATTTTTTGTGGTCACTTTACTCATGTATCTAGCGGATCTTTCAAAAGCGAAAATCAGTAAAAGCTTGCACGGACTACTAGCGCTTAGCTTAGTTTTACTGTATTTGAACCCTTATTTACAAAGATACGGGCAAGTAGCCATGCTAGCGATTGGGCAGGGGGATACCTTTTTCCTAGAAATGCCTTACCAAAGAAAGGTCTATTTAATCGATTTAGCGGGGAAAATCAACTTCGCTACACTTTTAGCTGACCGAGATCCATCCAAATCCTGGCAATTACGGGATACTGAAAGTATCGCTGAAAGGCAAATTATTCCAGCGCTTAAAGCGGCGGGCACAAGGACCATCGATGGGGTGTTTTTAACTCACGGCGACTTCGACCACATCGGATCATTCGGTGAAATCGCCAAGGCTTTTAAAATCGAAACCTTATATTTACCCATCGGAATGGACGCGGACACAGAATCCTTAACCACCTTGCAGGAGGCAATCGAGGCCGGGAAAAATCCCAAAATGGAGATTATCTGGCTTAAATCTGGAGACCAGGTGGCCCTTGACCAAACAACTAATTTACAAGTTTTAGCGCCGGATAAATCAGGTGCAGGAGAAAATGCGGATTCTTTAGTCTTATATGGTAGAATAGGACTTCATGACTTTCTATTTACGGGGGATATAGACGGGGCAGCAGAAAATGCGCTCCCGAGTCTACCGGTGGATATTTTAAAAGTTGCCCACCATGGATCAGACCATTCAACGCCAGCTGACTTTATCGAGCGGACTGACCCAAAAATCGCTTGGATTTCAGTGGGTAAAGACAACCGGTATGGCCATCCAGCTGACCGGGTGGTGGCTGATTTAGAAGCTAATCAAACAAAAATATACCGGACGGATACAATGGGCGCTGTCCACTATATTTACTGGCCCAAATCCGCTAAAATAGACAGTGTGCAATCAAATTAG